The segment GTTTTACGTTCccactatttaaaaaaacacaataacaaagtttaattaatatattaatttaatatattaataaaattatctttaattaaaaataatgtttagtatataactaaaaaataattaaaataatttgtttgttttttattttaaatgaaaagagtgtttttttatttataaaatttttttttttttaatataatttttcattaatacttaatacaaatgaataataaaaaaaaaaaaattgttaaaaagatagtgtaattaataaatgataaaactattaatgaatgttttttttttgttaattgaaaattaaaattgtgatttatttttttttttataagttaatccagttgaataaaaacttacattattatcatctgatTTGTCACGAAAATATTGATCAGAACTAATGGCTTTTGCatcaccaaattttttttgtgcttcactatcatttgatgatgatgatgatttagttgttttactatcatttttattatcaaacatTGATTTTGATGATGCTCTTTTTGGCATTTCAGGCTCAGAAATAACAACATATTCATCATTAACTGATTTAAAGCttgtttttgatgaaaatgatgtatttatagctgaaaaaaaatcatccaaATCATTTAATCGTGTTGTATCTGTATCAATTTCAGCATCATCACGtggattatattttgtttctgTTGTATTCATTTTACGACTTGATGATTCTTGGACTATTACTTTCATATCACCAAAAGCTGAATGACTTGCTCCActgcaataattaaaatacaaataaataaacaaaaaatatattatttatttaaataattaaattactaaataatttaccttCGTGAATTCATTCCCATACCAAGACGTTCAGCTTGTGATGCTTTTTTAGaatcataatttttagttctttcattaattattttagcttgttctgataaatttttttcatatttatatgcaAGTCTACTGTCAATATCAGCTtgttctttttcatcattaccAAATAAAGTTGTAGAAGGTTCACGAACATCTTGGGATTGTGCTTCAGCAACACTTTTTTCAAGTTCAtcgaaatttgtttttacacGTTGTGCACCAAAACCTCCAGTTTTTTTACCAagctaattaaaatatttatattatttatttaaaccatttactatttattttattattatttatattaatcaatttacttACACctggttttttttgttgtatttttctaCCTCCTATCGTtgattttctttcattttgcAAAGTTGAAACTGAGTCTGATAATTTAACTGATGGACCAAATGAATTAGCCAATGTGTCTGGTGtaatttgtgtttttaattCAGTTTTATTAACACTCTGTTCATTATCAATCACTAGTGGTTTTTGTTGGATAACTGGAGTTGGTTTAagttcatcaaaattatcatgttCAGTAAAAAAATCTACCTCAGGTGTTTCTTCATCTACTACATCAACATGATCATCCAAATGAAGCTgttaaaacaatcaaaaaaaatatataactaatcaattaatcatataaaaaaaaaattaaaccactcaattataaaacaaaataacaaaagtgaaaaaaattaacaaaattatcattttttttttgttgtttgtaaattaaaaaacaaatattaataataaaaacaattaatgtgATTAATAAGTGTAATATTGTGTTAaacaattgaacaaaaaattaagCTTTACAGCTCACCAAATTATTTTGACTTGAATGAAGAATAAATCCctataatttatacaataatataaaaattgtaaatatattttttagaaatttaattaaaaattaattaccttAGTACCATAACGACGCATAGCATCATTTGCTGATTGATAAAGTGCATCTTTATATTGTTTAGCTGCAcgtgaattatatttttgttgtgcATCAGTTGTTGTACAATTATATCTTGTAAAAAAAGctctctaaaaaaataaatcaaacaaaaatattataacaaatgttaatgaaaaaaaaaataaatatttacttacaGCTTTAGCATTTCCACCAACTTGCATATTTCTAAGTTGTAACCATGTCCAATTTGTGTCTAATTGAGAAGACCTAACAAAGGTCAAATGAACACCAAGACTACGATGAACAGCAGAACAGTCGATGCAGAGAAAAACACCATAAGTTACACTGCACCAAGCTGGATTTTTTGCATTGCAATCGAAACATGtctaaacaacaaaattacacataaaaatagacataaaaatacaacaaaataatttacaataaataaattaattaataaacaatatataaatattaatataagtattaaattaatatttttatgaggCGTGTCAAATATTGAAGCTAACATACGtggtcaactttttttttcctcataacaaaaaataaaattattaaatatttaaaataaaactcaacatatttattaaaaaataattaatataaaaaattattatttatatttaccttGTTTGATGGTATTGATCTTAATCTTTTAAATACTTCAGCAATGTCAATTTTACTTGGTCCTAGATCTGCCATTTTTTTGGCGTGTTGTCAATATGAGCTGTAGTGCATTGAGAACGTTGGAATTATCTTATTGGTTATTAAACtccccacttttttttttatttataataataataattaaatttatgattaattggaaagttaataattatcttgttttaaattaaatacaaattgtttaaataatttttttgtaaaaaatttttaataatttatttatgtatattttcaatataaaattaaatgaatatttttatttacaagtttatttttgtatttttttatattaaaaataatgatgagtaaatataaaaatttactcatCTTGCTCTAGACTGTGGAGCATTTGAAAACCAGCATTGAGACTTGGTGGAAAACTCATATCTGGATCAAGAAGTTGAAGTGTTGGTACATCTTTGTAATCATTTCCAAATTCATCAAGTTCTTCAAATTGTAATTTGCTAACTGCCTCATCTAGTTCCATTctaaattaccaaaaatattgataataaattaataatgtttttattaataacaacataatgattgaaaaaaattattcatactTGACACTTGTACTGAGCtccaattgttgttgttgttcaatcattttttcaacttgttttttaattttttcttcatatctTAATACATAATTACGATAATAATCATGAATTTTAACAACTCCACCAACACCAGTCTCAACAAGTACTCTCTCCATTGCATCCtgaaataatcatcaatttaattaacaatcaaaaattatatgtaaataattaaataataaacttactgGAAAACCATGTTCTTTTTGTTCAGatgcaatttttaataataaagttattctttttaaaaaataatcagcaACATCAGTTAATGTTTCAATAGCAATATCAGATGATTTATCATATCCAACATGAGCTGATAATACAATAACAGaatgttttaataaacttcttgatgatgatgaacgtAAATGATGTATTGTTttaacttttttcattttaattttatctgttgtttttggtgataaaaaatgaaatggattatttggtaatttattatctttatattgtttttcatcaatttcacTTATaccattatatattttaccatCATCAATTGATCTTAATTGGCTATGTAATTGTACTGTATTTAAAACATGTGGATTATCCattggtaataataaaaattctgatTGTTCATTTTGATAATCACAATCATTTGTACTTGAATCATCAATAACTTGTCTccatatattatcaataatatctgGTGTTATAACTTCTTGTTTATGTGTTTCTCTTGGTGCTAATTCACCCCAATGAATTACTCCAGTTGATGAGTTTTTATTACCATttggtttcatttttttttgtttttttttttttacttttcttctatcttatctaaattattatttaaatatttttacattaaacaaatattatttattattaaaaatacgtcAATGagggttttaaaaatattatcaaggaCAAACAATTTCTCCCGCCACTGAAATTGACACTCAacgttaacaaaaaaaaacaaaaaaaaaaagagacaactctttttttcgtcacaattataataaaattatcaggtactttaaattcattatttaaattaattatcaagttatttttaagtagctaatattatttaacaaacaaaacatttattattatattttttttttatctgtattgttttgatttttttttaataatcaagtgACATATTTATAGGTTAGATTTTAAACAACAGATGACAATATTTTACCATcttggtttttgttttttttttttcctactttGATAGTATTTTTGTGCGCAtgcttgttgaaaaataaaataataataaataatttctattttttttttttttaaattggagtaatataatttttgtttgtttgtttgttattatttttttagttatggAAAGTACAGCAGCATCAATTTTAACACGAGCTGTTGCAAAAGATAAGCAAGAACATTACACTGAAGCATTGATACTTTATCAAGAAGGActacaaatattattcaactCAATATCaggtatttaataatgatgctattattataaataatatttaacaatgaactataatttatatagaaacaaaagatgtaaat is part of the Aphidius gifuensis isolate YNYX2018 linkage group LG1, ASM1490517v1, whole genome shotgun sequence genome and harbors:
- the LOC122847517 gene encoding STAGA complex 65 subunit gamma-like, yielding MKPNGNKNSSTGVIHWGELAPRETHKQEVITPDIIDNIWRQVIDDSSTNDCDYQNEQSEFLLLPMDNPHVLNTVQLHSQLRSIDDGKIYNGISEIDEKQYKDNKLPNNPFHFLSPKTTDKIKMKKVKTIHHLRSSSSRSLLKHSVIVLSAHVGYDKSSDIAIETLTDVADYFLKRITLLLKIASEQKEHGFPDAMERVLVETGVGGVVKIHDYYRNYVLRYEEKIKKQVEKMIEQQQQLELSTSVKMELDEAVSKLQFEELDEFGNDYKDVPTLQLLDPDMSFPPSLNAGFQMLHSLEQDE
- the LOC122847507 gene encoding ADP-ribosylation factor GTPase-activating protein 2; translated protein: MADLGPSKIDIAEVFKRLRSIPSNKTCFDCNAKNPAWCSVTYGVFLCIDCSAVHRSLGVHLTFVRSSQLDTNWTWLQLRNMQVGGNAKARAFFTRYNCTTTDAQQKYNSRAAKQYKDALYQSANDAMRRYGTKLHLDDHVDVVDEETPEVDFFTEHDNFDELKPTPVIQQKPLVIDNEQSVNKTELKTQITPDTLANSFGPSVKLSDSVSTLQNERKSTIGGRKIQQKKPGLGKKTGGFGAQRVKTNFDELEKSVAEAQSQDVREPSTTLFGNDEKEQADIDSRLAYKYEKNLSEQAKIINERTKNYDSKKASQAERLGMGMNSRSGASHSAFGDMKVIVQESSSRKMNTTETKYNPRDDAEIDTDTTRLNDLDDFFSAINTSFSSKTSFKSVNDEYVVISEPEMPKRASSKSMFDNKNDSKTTKSSSSSNDSEAQKKFGDAKAISSDQYFRDKSDDNNWERKTNLRRFEGSSSISSSDYFGSGNDGSSMNNNCSSRGGNFSSGSGGGGGGGVGGTTVDLDDVRESVRQGVHKVAGRISSLANAAVSSIQDRYGI